ACATTGGGATTCCTCAGAATCTGGAAGAGCAGGCGCTTTCGCTGGTTGGAACTGATATCTATGAAAAGCTAATCAAAGGCTATACTGAAAAACAATGGGGAAGACCATGCCGGGATTTACCAGCATTTATCATTAAGCGACTGCCCATGCGTTTTACCTTTGATAATAATTATTTTAATGACCGATACCAGGGGATTCCCATCGGAGGATATACAAAAATAATAGATAAGCTGTTGCAGGGTTCAGAGGTGAAACTGAATACCAATTATTTTGATAATGCTTCTGCATATCGAGATATTGCAGCCAAGACCGTATTTACGGGAATGATTGACAAATTTTATCAATATCAGTTGGGAATTCTGGAATACCGATCGCTGCGATTTGAGACAGAGCTGATGGCTTGTGATAATTATCAAGGGAATGCAGTAGTGAATTATACTTCTCGGGAGGTTCCTTATACAAGAGTGATCGAACATAAGCATTTTGAATTCGGTTGTCAGCCGGTTTCAGTAATAACAAGGGAGTACCCTTCAGAATGGAAGCGTGGTGACGAGCCTTACTACCCGATCAACGATGATAAGAATAACAGTCTTTGTAACCAGTACAAGAAAATGGCAGAGAGTGAGAAGAACATTGTTTTTGGCGGTAGGCTGGGGGCGTATCAATACTACGATATGGATAAAGTGATCAGAGCTGCACTGGAGACTGTCAAAATGGAATTTGGAGCGTAAGTTTATGTTAAAGCTATTTGATATATTGCTGCCCAAAAAAGAAATCTGTATGGAAGAATCCCTATACTTCAGAGTATCAGATTCAGGCTCTCTTGCTGAGTGTTTTTGCTGTTTAGAAGATCATCAGATTTCTCTTAATAATGGAGCTCAGGTTACGTTTGATACATACTTTAATCTCTTCTCTTTTTCCAAATATTTAAAATACACAGTAGTTGACAATATTGGAGTCCGGTTGACTTTAAAGGGACGATTCCTTATCCGTCTTGTTGGTGTATATAAGGGCAAAGACACTGCCAGCAGGGTGCTGGTGGAAAAAGAGCTGGATACCCAGACTCCAGAATGTATTGATTTATGTTACGACTTCAAAGACGAACAGGAAGAAGGTTTTTACTATATTGAACTGACTGCCCATTCTGATGAAGCCGTTTTTTACGAGGGATACTATTACAGCAATCCAGACGAGTCGGATTTAAATCAGGTCTCGATTGCAGCTGCGATCTGTACCTATAAACGGGAGGATTACGTATATCGAAATCTTCAGACCGTTAAAAATTATATTGACAGGAATGAGGACTCCCCCTACAAGAATAACATCTCTTTTTTGATTATAGACAACGGACATACGCTGGATCAAAGTAAAATTGAAAGCGAGCATGTTAAGGTTTATCGAAATAAAAACTACGGAGGAAGCGGAGGCTTTACCCGTGGAATCATTGAGGCTTACCGTGAGCGGCAACGCTATACCCATGTGCTGTTAATGGATGATGATATTTTATTTGAGCCCGAGATTCTGATCAAAACAGTAACGTTTCTGATAACTGCGAAAAAGCACTTTCGTGATCTCTGCATTGGGGGAAGCATGCTAAGGTTGGATTGCCCTTATCTACAGCATGAAGCGGGCGGCATATGGATTGGCAATGAAGTTGACAGCGTAAAACCTGATCTGGATTTATCCAATCAAGAAGGATTACTGTTGAATGAACTTGAGGAACCGATTGATTTCAATGGCTGGTGGTATAGCTGTTTTCCGTTGTCCCTTGTGGAAGAAAAAAAGCTACCGTTGCCTCTCTTTATCAAAATGGATGATATTGAATATGGCTTAAGGCTGGGTGCTCCGATTGTTACACTAAATGGTATCGGTATGTGGCACGATCACTTTGATAATAAGTTCAGTCCACACTTGGTATATTATCTGCAAAGAAACAAGCTAATTGTAAATGTTTTACGATTTTCAAAATATGGGGCAATCTCAAGCATCATAAACTTTCTCTACACTGTAATCAAACAGATTATCACGCAGCGCTACTCCATGGCAAGCTATGTGTTTCAAGCTCACTTGGACTTCTTGAAAGGTGTAGATTTTATAGTAAATCTGGATGAAGAACAACTTAACCGTCGCTTGATGAATCAGTCCATCAAACAATTGGCGGATGAGCAGCTGCTGGCTGATGAAAATGTTTTTTTCGAACAGGAAGAATACGATCGAAGTGTGAATAAAAAACTACCATGGTATGAAAGACTACTCGAGGTGATTACCTTAAATGGGTATCTACTGCCAAGAATGTTTTATAGCAAAGGAAGCTTGCCATACACGATCGTACCAATGGCAGGGTGTTCGGAAGTTCATTTTTATAAAGCAGATAAAGTGCTCCATTACAACCTGGCGGAAAGAAAGGGCTTCGTGACAAAGCTTGATAAACGAAAGCTATGGACAATCGGAGCGAAAGCGATCCCTGTAGTAATACAGCTGCTTTTAAAATACAAAAAAGCAGCTGCGTCTTACCAAACACGAGTGGATGAAATAACTAGTTTTGAATTCTGGTGCAAACATTTGGAGATCGATCCGATTGAATCTACAGCCCCACCACAAACGCCTGATTCTCCTCGCTCAACGTAATCTCAAGAGGCGACGTTTCCAAATACGCTTTCAGCTGGTCATAGGCCGCTGAGGCGTATTTTTTTATGAGAGCCAATTCCGGAGTAGCATTGGCCTTTGTGGCAAGCTCCATATGCTCCCTGTAAAAATCAAAGGTCTCATTCCAGGCATCCTTGTCATAACGAAGCAGAGACTGACGATGGTTTACAATCTGGTAGGTCTTCTCAAGCTGATTGGTTTTCAAGTAATAGCTTACAGCGTAGGACAGGCTGCTGAAAGAATTATGATCCACCAGGTCTTGCGCGTACTGCTCGGCAGTTGCCTTGTAGGTCTCAGGCATCTCCGGTGTATAGGTAATGATATAAGAGCTCTTGTAGCTATTGTCATTGGTGAAATCCAAAATAGTCCCGGTTTTCAGGGCATTCATGAATTTTTCCGTAGAACCGCCTGCACCAGCACCCTTTACCGTATTTTGACCTGCAAACTGCCCGATAAAAATGAGCAGCGGAATCAGAAATAGCGCGAGCGCAGAGCGCAGGACAACGGATGGAACCACATCGGTTGCTGTAGCATATACTGCCTTTTTTCTTGGCTTTTCAGCACCTTTTGCGGCAGGCTTGCCTTTTCCGACAGAGGCGGCAGCTCCGCCTGCTGCAGACTCAACCACAGGTGACGTTTTTTCAACCTTTTGCCCGTAATGGATCGAGATTAGTCCCAAGATCAGATAGGCAACCATGTTATAAACACCGGAAAAGAATGTGACTTCGACAGCAGAGTGGATGATCATCATCACCAGCATCGCAGATAGGCTGCTGTATAACGCTCTATTTTCTGCTGAGCGGGCCTTTCTGATCAATGCGGCTGCGCTGAAAAACATAATTGCGGCAAAGGCGAGAAGCCCCAGAACGCCAGTATCATCCAGCGTCTGAATATAGTGATTGTGGGGGGTTTTCGTCTCATAATAATAATCCTGAACCTCCAGAACCTTCGATTCAAAGGCACCGGGACCATGGCCGATGATGGGACTCATGGCAGCAATCTTGAGCCCGTCCTCAAAGAAGACAAACCGTTGCGCAGCGTTCTGATTGACCAGAATGCCTTGCAGACGGTTGGCCATAAAAGAAGGCAGGAGCAAATAGTCTGGCTTCACGTTCTTTATGATGCTGCCTTTCTCATCTGTGACAGCGATTCGATCAACAACAGTTCCGTTTGGCGCGGAAATCTCGATAAATGTAATATTGGAGTCCATGGGAACCGTGAATGAGGTTGTATTTTCCGGCACTCCCTCATAAAGTACCGTAGAGGTATGGGTTGAAGCCTGACCGTAATTCTGGCTTTCAATCAGCAAAGTTGTCTTACCTTCCTCCTTTGACAATGAAAGTGCAAGTTCGTAATCGCCCGGCTCCAGGGAGACTGCACGTCTCAAAGAGCCGCTGCCTGGCTGGAATGTGAAGGAATCGGAGAGCGACACTGCAGCTCCTGCACCGGCTGAAAAGAGCAGAACCAGGATCACCAGCAGGACTACGATCCTTCGCTTACCCCAGGAAGCAGTTTTCGCTGTAAAGGCATCCATATAGCGAAGCAGAAAGAACAGCACAAATCCAAAGATCAGTAAAGAAAGGAGCGGAAGCAGTGCGATCGCTCCGCTTTTGCCCATACCGGAAAAACCAGCAAAAACGCTTAAAAACGAGGCTGCAATGGTAGTGAGAATGACATAGACCACCCTCGAGCGTTCCTCTTTGCCGGCAGAGGCAATAAAGATGACGACGGAGAAAAGCATTCCCATCATAGCGCCAAGACTGAAACAGTACAAGAAGGATACCGCATTGACGATGAGCAGCCCAGTACTGAGGTGCTTTTGTCGTTTGCTTTGCGCCGACAAAAATAGGTATGCCGCGGAGAGGATTCCCAGCGCAGTCAGACTTGCAAATACATTTGGGTTTGTTAGGATGGAGGTCATTCTCGTACCTGCTTCAAAGCCGCCCAATGTTAAAGAATCGTTCTTCAATAGCGCCGACAAAACGTTGCGCAGTACGCCAGACAGCCATCCCCAGGAGGCGGAATCGATGCT
This genomic window from Clostridiales bacterium contains:
- the glf gene encoding UDP-galactopyranose mutase — encoded protein: MMYDYLIVGAGLFGSIFAHEATARGKTCLVIDKRSHVGGNIYTEEVEGIQVHKYGAHIFHTSDQEIWDYINRFASFNHYVNAPVAIYGDELYNLPFNMNTFSKMWGIRTPWEAQKIIREQVAELHIGIPQNLEEQALSLVGTDIYEKLIKGYTEKQWGRPCRDLPAFIIKRLPMRFTFDNNYFNDRYQGIPIGGYTKIIDKLLQGSEVKLNTNYFDNASAYRDIAAKTVFTGMIDKFYQYQLGILEYRSLRFETELMACDNYQGNAVVNYTSREVPYTRVIEHKHFEFGCQPVSVITREYPSEWKRGDEPYYPINDDKNNSLCNQYKKMAESEKNIVFGGRLGAYQYYDMDKVIRAALETVKMEFGA
- a CDS encoding glycosyltransferase family 2 protein; its protein translation is MLKLFDILLPKKEICMEESLYFRVSDSGSLAECFCCLEDHQISLNNGAQVTFDTYFNLFSFSKYLKYTVVDNIGVRLTLKGRFLIRLVGVYKGKDTASRVLVEKELDTQTPECIDLCYDFKDEQEEGFYYIELTAHSDEAVFYEGYYYSNPDESDLNQVSIAAAICTYKREDYVYRNLQTVKNYIDRNEDSPYKNNISFLIIDNGHTLDQSKIESEHVKVYRNKNYGGSGGFTRGIIEAYRERQRYTHVLLMDDDILFEPEILIKTVTFLITAKKHFRDLCIGGSMLRLDCPYLQHEAGGIWIGNEVDSVKPDLDLSNQEGLLLNELEEPIDFNGWWYSCFPLSLVEEKKLPLPLFIKMDDIEYGLRLGAPIVTLNGIGMWHDHFDNKFSPHLVYYLQRNKLIVNVLRFSKYGAISSIINFLYTVIKQIITQRYSMASYVFQAHLDFLKGVDFIVNLDEEQLNRRLMNQSIKQLADEQLLADENVFFEQEEYDRSVNKKLPWYERLLEVITLNGYLLPRMFYSKGSLPYTIVPMAGCSEVHFYKADKVLHYNLAERKGFVTKLDKRKLWTIGAKAIPVVIQLLLKYKKAAASYQTRVDEITSFEFWCKHLEIDPIESTAPPQTPDSPRST
- a CDS encoding O-antigen ligase family protein; this translates as MNPNTKKASFITIDSYSKITLILISIIITLYMLLDGVTGDSVSKLATFSMLLLLLFAMVTGKFRELPKTAVNPMVISISVYFLIYTVSLFYATTGQFALGVYSYYLGGIIVFFLTVMLVNRETSNTRTLLSLLACSTALSGIFSIDSASWGWLSGVLRNVLSALLKNDSLTLGGFEAGTRMTSILTNPNVFASLTALGILSAAYLFLSAQSKRQKHLSTGLLIVNAVSFLYCFSLGAMMGMLFSVVIFIASAGKEERSRVVYVILTTIAASFLSVFAGFSGMGKSGAIALLPLLSLLIFGFVLFFLLRYMDAFTAKTASWGKRRIVVLLVILVLLFSAGAGAAVSLSDSFTFQPGSGSLRRAVSLEPGDYELALSLSKEEGKTTLLIESQNYGQASTHTSTVLYEGVPENTTSFTVPMDSNITFIEISAPNGTVVDRIAVTDEKGSIIKNVKPDYLLLPSFMANRLQGILVNQNAAQRFVFFEDGLKIAAMSPIIGHGPGAFESKVLEVQDYYYETKTPHNHYIQTLDDTGVLGLLAFAAIMFFSAAALIRKARSAENRALYSSLSAMLVMMIIHSAVEVTFFSGVYNMVAYLILGLISIHYGQKVEKTSPVVESAAGGAAASVGKGKPAAKGAEKPRKKAVYATATDVVPSVVLRSALALFLIPLLIFIGQFAGQNTVKGAGAGGSTEKFMNALKTGTILDFTNDNSYKSSYIITYTPEMPETYKATAEQYAQDLVDHNSFSSLSYAVSYYLKTNQLEKTYQIVNHRQSLLRYDKDAWNETFDFYREHMELATKANATPELALIKKYASAAYDQLKAYLETSPLEITLSEENQAFVVGL